A single Nostoc sp. PCC 7107 DNA region contains:
- a CDS encoding ATP-binding protein, whose amino-acid sequence MADKTIDLTNCDREPIHIPGLIQPHGVLLVLQDSHLEIIQVSSNTQKIIGYQPEELLGKHLSDLLDAKQIQKIQQCLTEDFESINPLNLSLKYLNKSMYFDGIVHRLDSVIILELEPKKAKQKTDFVDFYHQVKGTITRIQKAPTLLEMCQIVVKEVRHITGFERVMVYRFDPEGAGCVIAEDTDQEIPYLDLHYPPSDIPKQARHLYTLNWLRLIPDVNYQPVALIPPNQPLNLSLSVLRSVSPIHLEYMQNMGVTASMSISLLQNQQMWGLIACHHSSPKYIPYNIRTNCEFIGQVMSVELANKEASEDTDYKMQLKSLQTQFVEALSQTKYFLDGMVQLQSQLLNLVKATGVVIYSSNQCIQVGETPSEAEVHALLNWIKPQLHQGLFETRSLSKNYPAAESFQAIASGVLALEISKVHHNYIIWFRPEVIQTVNWGGNPHKPVEVLSNGSLRMSPRKSFALWQETVRGCALPWKPCEIAAVNELRILIVGIVLRQADELAAMNFELQRSNEELDSFAYIASHDLKEPLRGIHNYANFLMEDYAEILNEDGIAKLQTLVRLTQRMEDLINSLLYFSRLGRAEIMRQTVNLHDLLQQVINTFSITRPQSEIEFRIPQTLPNMECDRAQVNELFTNLISNAIKYNDKAQKWVEIGYIQQESPNTPLLTALPIFYVRDNGIGILEKHLDKIFQIFRRLHGRDEFGGGTGAGLTIARKIVERHGGRIWVESTPTQGSTFYFTLAPEAIA is encoded by the coding sequence ATGGCTGATAAGACGATTGATTTGACAAATTGCGATCGCGAGCCGATTCATATTCCTGGATTAATTCAGCCTCACGGGGTCTTGCTTGTTTTGCAAGATTCTCATCTCGAAATCATTCAAGTAAGTAGTAATACTCAAAAAATCATTGGTTATCAACCAGAGGAACTACTAGGCAAACATTTGTCAGACTTACTAGATGCCAAACAAATTCAGAAAATTCAGCAATGCCTGACAGAAGATTTCGAGAGTATTAATCCCCTCAACTTGTCACTCAAGTATTTAAATAAATCTATGTATTTTGATGGAATTGTCCATCGTTTAGATTCAGTCATTATTTTGGAACTAGAACCAAAAAAGGCAAAACAAAAAACCGATTTTGTTGACTTTTATCACCAGGTGAAGGGAACTATTACCCGGATTCAAAAAGCACCCACGTTGCTGGAGATGTGCCAGATTGTGGTGAAAGAAGTTCGGCACATTACTGGTTTTGAGCGTGTCATGGTCTATCGATTTGATCCTGAAGGTGCAGGCTGCGTCATTGCTGAAGATACTGACCAGGAAATACCTTATCTGGATTTACACTACCCGCCTTCTGATATTCCCAAGCAAGCCCGGCATCTCTACACCCTCAATTGGCTGCGGCTGATTCCAGATGTCAACTATCAGCCTGTCGCTTTAATCCCTCCAAATCAACCCCTCAATTTGAGTTTGTCGGTGTTACGGAGTGTCTCGCCAATTCACTTGGAATATATGCAAAATATGGGCGTGACGGCTTCCATGTCCATTTCTCTGCTGCAAAATCAACAGATGTGGGGATTAATTGCCTGTCATCATTCGTCACCTAAATATATTCCTTACAACATCCGTACCAATTGTGAATTTATTGGACAGGTGATGTCTGTAGAACTGGCAAATAAAGAAGCTAGTGAAGACACTGACTACAAAATGCAGTTGAAGTCATTACAAACTCAATTTGTCGAGGCTTTATCTCAAACTAAGTATTTTCTTGATGGAATGGTGCAGTTGCAATCGCAATTACTCAATCTAGTAAAAGCTACTGGAGTGGTTATTTACAGCAGTAACCAGTGCATTCAAGTAGGGGAAACACCCTCAGAGGCAGAAGTTCATGCTTTACTCAACTGGATTAAACCACAACTGCATCAAGGTTTGTTTGAAACGCGATCGCTCTCCAAAAATTATCCTGCGGCTGAGTCGTTTCAAGCGATCGCCAGTGGAGTATTAGCCCTAGAAATTTCTAAAGTACATCACAATTACATTATCTGGTTTCGTCCAGAAGTTATTCAAACTGTGAATTGGGGGGGCAACCCTCACAAGCCTGTAGAAGTTTTGTCAAATGGCAGTTTACGGATGTCGCCGCGCAAATCTTTCGCGTTGTGGCAAGAAACAGTGCGGGGTTGTGCTTTACCTTGGAAACCCTGCGAAATTGCAGCAGTCAACGAATTGCGGATTTTAATTGTCGGTATTGTGTTACGCCAAGCTGACGAATTGGCTGCAATGAATTTTGAATTACAACGCAGCAATGAAGAACTTGATTCCTTTGCTTATATTGCTTCCCACGATTTGAAGGAACCACTGCGCGGCATTCACAACTACGCTAACTTTTTGATGGAAGATTATGCAGAAATATTGAATGAGGATGGAATAGCCAAACTGCAAACCCTGGTGCGGTTGACGCAACGGATGGAAGACCTGATCAATTCACTGCTGTATTTCTCTCGACTGGGACGCGCCGAAATCATGCGGCAAACAGTGAACTTGCATGATTTATTACAGCAGGTAATCAACACCTTCAGCATTACACGACCGCAAAGTGAAATTGAATTTCGGATTCCGCAAACTCTGCCCAATATGGAGTGCGATCGCGCCCAGGTGAATGAACTTTTCACTAACCTCATCAGCAACGCCATTAAGTATAACGATAAAGCCCAAAAGTGGGTCGAAATTGGCTACATTCAGCAGGAGTCGCCCAACACTCCGCTGTTAACAGCACTACCAATTTTTTACGTCCGTGATAACGGCATTGGTATCCTGGAAAAGCATCTCGACAAAATCTTTCAAATCTTCCGCCGCTTGCATGGACGGGATGAGTTTGGCGGGGGAACTGGTGCCGGGTTAACTATTGCCCGCAAAATTGTGGAACGGCACGGAGGGAGAATTTGGGTAGAATCTACACCTACTCAAGGTAGTACATTTTACTTCACAT
- a CDS encoding DUF3370 domain-containing protein, which yields MTNKLASPLLILLLGIAITQTVGCKSFQNGSAVVAQTSPKPAPQDIVQPGEVRALPGKLDAIPVFNSNSPEWIKNEGILLSTFPSNGKKVPATHLNFPFQGRFDLFAHHYTHTPKDLQTLYIGVILHNPSKKPVTVNVLQAASYLMQDAPFVTLAPYLENNDGKVYSGPGARAVSDVLRGVRQTDFPAKLVIPPGGSRMLLNHPIPVRNLAKPVNGRSSFMRLRSSNKVYAASLAMFAKKNPDGSDRAPTLKEWQALLNNGGFAGPRDKTPTPPDAKGGSLIYGRVAGVSQGSQWQANLVDNPKAQYLTIPERGKGISYPLVTLRGGRLGTEQIQTAQMLVRYPDTAYEAHGNYGVEYNLSLPLKNNTNQPQKVTVTLETPLKEDKLSQGGVRFRKPSLDFPFFRGTVRLRYFDDQGQQKTRYVHLWHRTGQVLEPLVQFVLPPASQRNVQVDVIYPPDSTPPQVLTVRTLSQ from the coding sequence ATGACTAATAAACTAGCATCGCCTCTATTGATTCTCTTATTGGGAATTGCTATTACTCAAACGGTCGGCTGCAAAAGCTTTCAGAATGGTTCAGCAGTTGTCGCCCAAACTTCGCCTAAACCAGCACCTCAAGACATTGTACAACCAGGAGAAGTCCGCGCCTTACCGGGTAAGTTAGATGCAATTCCTGTTTTTAACAGCAACAGCCCAGAATGGATTAAAAATGAGGGAATTTTACTTTCTACCTTTCCTAGTAATGGTAAAAAAGTTCCCGCCACCCACCTCAATTTTCCGTTTCAAGGACGCTTTGATTTATTCGCTCATCATTACACCCATACTCCCAAAGATTTACAAACGCTGTATATCGGTGTAATTCTGCATAACCCTAGTAAAAAGCCTGTGACAGTAAATGTGTTGCAGGCGGCGAGTTATTTGATGCAAGATGCACCCTTTGTCACCTTAGCGCCTTATCTAGAAAATAATGATGGTAAGGTTTATTCTGGGCCTGGGGCGAGGGCTGTTAGTGATGTTTTGCGCGGTGTTCGTCAAACTGATTTCCCGGCTAAGTTAGTCATTCCTCCAGGGGGTAGCCGGATGTTGCTGAATCATCCGATTCCAGTACGCAACTTAGCCAAGCCGGTAAATGGTCGCTCTAGTTTTATGCGTCTGCGGAGTAGTAACAAAGTGTACGCAGCGAGTTTAGCAATGTTTGCGAAAAAAAATCCTGATGGTTCCGACCGTGCGCCTACTCTTAAAGAATGGCAAGCTTTATTAAATAATGGTGGTTTTGCTGGCCCTAGAGATAAAACTCCAACTCCGCCCGATGCTAAAGGTGGTTCATTAATTTATGGACGTGTGGCTGGTGTTTCTCAAGGTTCCCAATGGCAAGCTAATTTGGTAGATAATCCCAAAGCCCAGTATTTAACTATTCCTGAACGTGGTAAAGGGATTTCCTATCCTTTAGTTACTCTGCGTGGTGGTCGATTAGGTACTGAACAAATCCAAACGGCGCAAATGTTGGTGCGTTATCCTGATACCGCCTACGAAGCTCACGGTAATTATGGTGTGGAATATAATCTGAGTTTGCCTTTAAAGAATAATACAAACCAACCGCAAAAAGTTACAGTCACACTGGAAACACCTTTAAAAGAAGACAAGCTTTCTCAAGGAGGCGTTCGTTTCCGCAAACCATCTCTCGATTTTCCCTTTTTCCGTGGTACTGTACGGCTACGTTATTTTGATGACCAAGGACAACAAAAAACGCGGTATGTGCATTTATGGCACAGAACTGGTCAGGTTTTGGAACCATTGGTGCAGTTTGTTCTCCCACCTGCAAGCCAACGGAATGTACAGGTAGATGTGATTTATCCGCCAGATTCGACACCACCGCAGGTTTTAACTGTGAGAACTTTATCACAGTGA